A genomic stretch from Paraburkholderia dioscoreae includes:
- a CDS encoding DegT/DnrJ/EryC1/StrS family aminotransferase, translated as MEIDEIALSEPACAAREIDFVNAVLQSSRWSDGPMLDSFERAFAGWVGRTHAVAVASGTLATWIALRAMGIRAGDEVICASHTWHQVAQAITLAGAVPVFADIDYWSGCLSAEKAAQKIGPRTRAILAGNTNGHPAAWGPLRELADAYGVRLIEDSTEALGSRYRGRNTGCFGDVSVFDFSGPSALSTGAGGMLVTDDDELVHELRYLRERRVTDRASVSVGSWVPLQAGISDLTAALGLAQLAELDMRLAQRKQVESWYHEEMQSFEGIKPPYVAEDVEEVHWMLYVVHLGKRFTQSARAQMIDDMKSCGIETAPYSHPLHQQFHYMNTGDAIGRKRGLLPDTERIGDRALALPLHTLLDADQVRYIVKTLKDTATNVGAGAAIYL; from the coding sequence ATGGAAATCGATGAGATCGCGCTGAGCGAACCGGCTTGCGCGGCGCGCGAGATCGATTTCGTCAACGCCGTGCTGCAATCGTCGCGCTGGAGCGACGGGCCGATGCTCGACTCGTTCGAGCGCGCGTTCGCCGGCTGGGTGGGCCGCACGCATGCGGTTGCGGTGGCGAGCGGCACGCTCGCCACCTGGATCGCGTTGCGCGCGATGGGGATCCGTGCGGGCGACGAGGTGATCTGCGCATCGCATACCTGGCACCAGGTGGCGCAGGCGATCACGCTGGCGGGAGCCGTGCCGGTGTTCGCCGACATCGACTACTGGAGCGGATGTCTGAGCGCCGAAAAAGCAGCGCAGAAGATCGGCCCTCGCACGCGTGCGATTCTCGCCGGCAATACGAACGGCCACCCGGCCGCCTGGGGCCCGCTGCGCGAACTGGCCGACGCGTATGGCGTGCGCCTGATCGAAGACAGTACCGAGGCGCTCGGCTCGCGCTACCGCGGCCGCAACACCGGCTGTTTCGGCGACGTCTCGGTGTTCGACTTCTCCGGCCCGTCCGCGCTGAGCACGGGAGCGGGCGGCATGCTCGTCACCGACGATGACGAACTCGTGCACGAACTGCGCTATCTGCGCGAGCGGCGCGTCACGGACCGCGCGTCGGTTTCGGTCGGCTCGTGGGTGCCGCTGCAAGCCGGCATCAGCGATCTGACCGCCGCGCTGGGCCTCGCGCAACTGGCCGAACTGGACATGCGCCTCGCCCAGCGCAAACAGGTCGAGAGCTGGTATCACGAAGAGATGCAGAGCTTCGAGGGAATCAAGCCGCCCTATGTGGCCGAGGACGTCGAGGAAGTGCACTGGATGCTCTATGTCGTCCACCTGGGCAAGCGTTTTACGCAGAGCGCGCGCGCCCAGATGATCGACGACATGAAATCCTGCGGCATCGAGACGGCGCCTTACAGCCATCCGCTGCATCAGCAGTTCCATTACATGAACACGGGCGATGCGATCGGCCGCAAGCGCGGTCTGCTGCCCGATACCGAGCGCATCGGCGACCGCGCGCTGGCGCTGCCGCTGCACACGCTGCTCGACGCCGATCAGGTCAGGTACATCGTCAAGACGCTGAAGGACACCGCGACCAACGTGGGCGCGGGTGCCGCCATTTATCTGTGA
- the nifT gene encoding putative nitrogen fixation protein NifT, with the protein MKVMIRKDSKGALSAYVPKKDLEEPIVAMAQPGMWGGLVTLANGWQLELPAMADDTPLPITVEARRIAGVEE; encoded by the coding sequence ATGAAAGTCATGATCCGCAAGGACAGCAAGGGCGCGCTGAGCGCTTACGTGCCAAAGAAGGACCTGGAGGAGCCCATTGTCGCGATGGCTCAGCCCGGGATGTGGGGCGGTCTCGTCACGCTCGCCAACGGCTGGCAGCTCGAATTGCCCGCGATGGCCGACGACACGCCGCTACCCATCACCGTCGAAGCCCGGCGTATTGCCGGCGTGGAGGAGTGA
- a CDS encoding cysteine desulfurase family protein, translated as MIYLDHNATTPPAPAVVQAMLSILTDVWGNPSSQHALGQQAKGALAAARATIARTLACKPAELVFTSGATEANHLAVCGLHAAAPHGRHRVVFSAVEHAGHLKLARALAARGIALDCIAVRPDGSLDLDSAAALIGPDVAVVSLMAANNETGVVMPVAEVRDLAHAAGARLHVDATQFIGRLPFDFALSGIDAVSLSAHKLRGPKGIGALLVRQGVTLMPQVHGSQERHRRGGTENLPAIAGFAAALERLGDVASEAARIGMLRDALEQGLKRALPEVHVFSAQAARLPGTSYLRFGLLPAEVVLQRLGRLGVAASSGSACSSGGSEPSHVLTAMRVPRDEALAAVRLSLGETTTAQDIQYLLAHLPPVLRPLLEQPACSA; from the coding sequence ATGATTTATCTCGACCACAACGCAACCACGCCGCCGGCCCCCGCCGTCGTGCAGGCGATGCTGTCGATCCTGACCGATGTATGGGGCAACCCGTCGTCGCAGCATGCGCTCGGGCAGCAGGCGAAGGGGGCGCTCGCGGCGGCCCGCGCGACCATCGCGCGAACGCTCGCTTGCAAGCCGGCGGAACTGGTCTTCACCAGCGGCGCGACCGAAGCCAATCATCTGGCGGTGTGCGGCTTGCACGCGGCGGCGCCGCATGGCCGGCACCGTGTCGTATTCAGCGCGGTCGAGCATGCCGGGCATCTGAAGCTGGCGCGTGCGCTGGCGGCGCGCGGCATTGCGCTCGACTGCATTGCCGTGCGGCCCGACGGCTCGCTGGACCTCGACAGTGCCGCCGCGCTGATCGGACCCGACGTCGCCGTGGTCTCGCTGATGGCGGCCAACAACGAGACCGGCGTGGTGATGCCGGTCGCCGAAGTGCGCGATCTCGCGCATGCGGCCGGCGCGCGCCTGCATGTCGATGCGACGCAGTTCATCGGCAGGCTGCCGTTCGACTTCGCGCTGAGCGGGATCGATGCGGTGTCGCTGTCGGCTCACAAGCTGCGCGGGCCGAAAGGCATTGGCGCGCTGCTGGTGCGCCAGGGCGTGACGCTGATGCCGCAGGTACACGGCAGCCAGGAGCGGCATCGGCGCGGCGGCACCGAGAACCTGCCGGCCATTGCCGGCTTTGCGGCGGCGCTCGAACGTCTCGGCGACGTGGCGAGCGAAGCGGCGCGCATAGGCATGCTGCGCGACGCGCTGGAGCAAGGGTTGAAGCGTGCGCTGCCGGAGGTCCACGTTTTTTCTGCGCAGGCGGCGCGCCTGCCCGGCACCAGCTACCTGCGCTTCGGCTTGCTTCCCGCCGAGGTCGTGCTGCAGCGACTCGGGCGGCTAGGTGTTGCCGCGTCATCGGGCTCGGCCTGCTCGTCGGGCGGCAGCGAGCCTTCGCACGTGCTCACGGCGATGCGCGTGCCGCGCGACGAGGCGCTGGCGGCGGTGCGGCTGTCGCTCGGCGAAACCACCACCGCACAGGACATTCAGTATCTGCTCGCCCATTTGCCGCCGGTGTTGCGTCCGCTGCTGGAGCAACCCGCATGTTCCGCCTGA
- a CDS encoding DUF3024 domain-containing protein, whose product MTARANAPAAATRRGGLHAGCLVDLTLRQIERALRERTRYRYVSPRVLREGQGFRIESPCCSRNVDTTGGVIDIAWLTRDEDGVWRLSARDHALHRWMLQHESTDLAELLDALCIDRERVFWP is encoded by the coding sequence GTGACGGCGCGGGCTAACGCGCCAGCAGCGGCGACGCGACGCGGCGGCCTGCACGCGGGCTGCCTCGTCGACCTGACCCTGCGCCAGATCGAGCGGGCGTTGCGCGAGCGCACCCGCTACCGCTATGTGTCGCCGCGCGTGCTGCGCGAGGGGCAGGGGTTTCGTATCGAGAGCCCGTGCTGCTCGCGCAATGTCGACACGACCGGCGGGGTGATCGATATCGCCTGGCTCACGCGCGACGAAGACGGCGTGTGGCGCCTGAGCGCGCGCGATCACGCGCTGCACCGGTGGATGCTCCAGCACGAGAGTACCGATCTGGCCGAACTGCTCGACGCGCTGTGCATCGATCGCGAACGTGTGTTCTGGCCGTGA
- a CDS encoding nitrogen fixation protein NifZ — MSIEPVQPAYQWGMRVIALDDLCNDGSFPERGADECLAQAGTVGEIVNVGQVVESGEPVYLVEFGNCVVGCTEDEIAPVPAGVLAEPGGLA, encoded by the coding sequence ATGAGCATCGAACCGGTTCAGCCCGCATATCAATGGGGCATGCGCGTGATCGCGCTGGACGACCTGTGCAACGACGGCAGCTTCCCCGAGCGCGGCGCGGACGAATGTCTCGCGCAAGCGGGCACGGTCGGCGAAATCGTCAATGTGGGGCAAGTGGTGGAGAGCGGCGAGCCGGTCTATCTGGTGGAGTTCGGCAACTGCGTGGTCGGATGCACGGAAGACGAGATCGCGCCCGTTCCCGCCGGCGTGCTAGCCGAACCGGGTGGCCTGGCGTGA
- a CDS encoding nitrogen fixation protein NifZ — protein MADINRDDDLIEVAFPPRFNYGERVIARSVIRNDGTYNGKDIGEVLVNKGEMGYVTSINTFLQQFYIYAVDFVESGHRVGMRAKELCTLDNLPDDVLQGLGERAEALRKIGTRVQPDTSQVKEPSP, from the coding sequence ATGGCTGACATCAACCGCGACGACGACCTGATCGAGGTCGCGTTTCCTCCGCGCTTCAACTACGGCGAGCGCGTGATCGCACGCTCGGTGATCCGCAACGACGGCACGTACAACGGCAAGGACATCGGCGAAGTGCTGGTGAACAAGGGCGAGATGGGCTACGTCACCAGCATCAACACGTTCCTGCAGCAGTTCTACATCTACGCGGTGGATTTCGTCGAGAGCGGCCACCGTGTCGGCATGCGCGCAAAAGAGCTGTGCACGCTCGACAACCTGCCCGATGACGTGCTGCAAGGTCTGGGCGAGCGCGCCGAAGCGCTGCGCAAGATCGGCACGCGGGTCCAGCCGGATACGTCGCAAGTCAAGGAGCCCTCGCCATGA
- a CDS encoding 4Fe4S-binding leucine-rich repeat protein — MTVQNVRAPGGDIAPLHWQGGPLDCAGCEYARLRERAEQGCEPGHACMQDAYARRIERFFHWHPDLANQQLAHPYFEVRAIAARHADVFRLRALLGDPDETVRLQLALRLPLGQLGRLIHDPHREVRIRVAQRLAPAALGDMRADADYGVREWVARRLPLALLPQMIRDPDRVVRMRVAERLEMPALLRLADDSDAEVRRIVAERLPAPLLSRLAFDPDWRVRWEVARRAAAGIAASLVNDADEEVRALARQRRQSDTLRGMTTGGQMQRPAGVDHG, encoded by the coding sequence ATGACCGTACAGAACGTGCGCGCGCCGGGTGGCGACATTGCGCCGCTTCACTGGCAAGGCGGCCCGCTCGACTGCGCCGGTTGCGAGTATGCGCGGTTGCGCGAACGGGCGGAGCAGGGCTGCGAACCCGGTCACGCGTGCATGCAGGATGCGTACGCACGCCGCATCGAGCGCTTCTTTCACTGGCATCCCGATCTGGCCAACCAGCAGCTCGCGCATCCGTACTTCGAGGTGCGCGCTATCGCCGCGCGTCACGCCGACGTGTTCCGCTTGCGCGCGTTGCTCGGCGACCCGGACGAGACGGTGCGGCTGCAACTCGCGTTGCGTCTGCCGCTGGGGCAACTGGGGCGCCTGATTCACGATCCGCATCGCGAGGTACGGATTCGCGTCGCGCAGCGCCTCGCGCCCGCCGCGCTCGGGGACATGCGCGCCGATGCCGATTACGGCGTGCGCGAATGGGTCGCCCGGCGTCTGCCGCTGGCGCTGCTGCCGCAGATGATTCGCGACCCCGATCGCGTAGTGAGGATGCGCGTCGCCGAACGCCTCGAAATGCCCGCGCTGTTGCGCCTCGCCGACGACAGCGACGCGGAGGTGCGCCGCATCGTCGCCGAGCGTCTGCCCGCGCCGCTGCTGTCGCGCCTCGCCTTCGATCCCGACTGGCGGGTGCGCTGGGAAGTCGCGCGGCGCGCGGCGGCGGGCATCGCGGCCTCGCTGGTGAACGACGCGGACGAAGAGGTGCGCGCGCTCGCGCGGCAGCGCCGGCAGTCGGACACGCTCAGGGGCATGACAACCGGCGGACAGATGCAACGCCCAGCAGGAGTGGATCATGGCTGA
- a CDS encoding HesB/IscA family protein, with protein MLSNVTVTSAAEKFMRRIVRFSGLPAGAGFRLVVSAGGCSGYTAEFTVEPALQAGEQELDVNGLRVFLPAESRLMLEGVTIDFADTPTQSGLTFFNPNQAACGCSSSGESTPPGVATIEIGAIGRGRPPLPRQVS; from the coding sequence ATGCTGTCCAACGTAACTGTCACAAGCGCTGCCGAGAAATTCATGCGCCGTATCGTGCGTTTTTCGGGCCTGCCAGCCGGCGCCGGCTTCCGGCTGGTGGTGAGCGCCGGCGGTTGTTCCGGCTATACGGCGGAATTCACCGTCGAGCCGGCGCTGCAAGCGGGCGAACAGGAACTCGACGTCAACGGTCTGCGGGTATTTCTGCCGGCCGAGAGCCGGTTGATGCTCGAAGGCGTGACGATCGATTTTGCCGATACGCCAACCCAATCCGGCTTGACCTTCTTCAATCCGAATCAGGCAGCTTGCGGTTGCAGCAGCAGTGGGGAGTCCACGCCGCCGGGCGTGGCGACCATCGAGATCGGCGCGATCGGCCGCGGGCGGCCGCCGCTGCCGCGTCAGGTCTCCTGA
- a CDS encoding 4Fe-4S binding protein, whose product MALKIIASTCTGCSACEPECPNVAISEKGGIFVIDPKKCTECEGHFDDPQCVAVCPVDGCIVQV is encoded by the coding sequence ATGGCCCTCAAGATTATTGCGTCCACCTGTACGGGCTGCTCGGCCTGCGAACCGGAATGTCCCAACGTCGCGATCAGCGAGAAAGGCGGCATCTTCGTGATCGACCCCAAGAAATGCACCGAATGCGAAGGCCATTTCGACGACCCGCAGTGCGTCGCGGTGTGTCCCGTGGACGGCTGCATCGTTCAGGTCTGA
- the nifB gene encoding nitrogenase cofactor biosynthesis protein NifB — MQASTNASDLPAATYIGIGQIKPLGVKIDVPSAGGGCGTQGGEGKASCGSSGGPDDMPAEIWEKVKNHPCYSEEAHHHYARMHVAVAPACNIQCNYCNRKYDCSNESRPGVVSQKLTPEQAVKKVVAVASEIPQMTVLGIAGPGDSLASPKKTFETFRMLQEQAPDIKLCLSTNGLALPDLVDEICKYNIDHVTITINMVDPAVGAKIYPWIFWEHKRVTGYEAARILHERQMKGLEMLTARGVLTKINSVLIPGINDEHLYEVNREVKKRGAFLHNIMPLISEPEHGTHFGLSGQRGPTAQELKAVQDACMGGANLMRHCRQCRADAVGLLGEDRSDEFTLDKIDQMEVVYDLERRREYQQRVEAERQAQHDAKQEALAVSREIDVADDMKVLVAVATKGGGRVNEHFGHVTEFQIFEVSAAEALFVGHRRVDLYCQGGYGDDEQLPSVVRAINDCHAVLVAKIGACPKDELAQAGIEPVDQYVGEFIEKAALAWFNDYRSRIGSGAVVHRDRGDASIRQGAYTSSASAA; from the coding sequence ATGCAAGCGAGTACAAATGCGAGCGACCTGCCCGCAGCGACCTATATCGGCATCGGCCAGATCAAACCCCTCGGTGTGAAGATCGACGTTCCCTCCGCCGGTGGCGGGTGCGGTACGCAAGGTGGCGAGGGCAAGGCCAGTTGCGGCTCGTCGGGCGGTCCCGACGACATGCCGGCGGAGATCTGGGAGAAGGTCAAGAATCATCCGTGCTACTCGGAAGAAGCCCACCATCACTATGCGCGCATGCATGTGGCGGTGGCGCCTGCCTGCAACATCCAGTGCAACTACTGCAACCGCAAATACGACTGCTCTAACGAGTCGCGCCCCGGCGTGGTCTCGCAGAAGCTCACGCCGGAACAGGCGGTCAAGAAAGTCGTTGCGGTCGCAAGCGAAATTCCGCAGATGACCGTGCTCGGCATTGCCGGCCCCGGCGATTCGCTGGCGAGCCCGAAGAAAACCTTCGAGACGTTCCGCATGCTGCAGGAGCAGGCGCCGGACATCAAGCTGTGCCTGTCGACCAACGGCCTCGCGCTGCCCGACCTCGTCGACGAAATCTGCAAGTACAACATCGACCACGTGACGATCACCATCAACATGGTCGACCCGGCGGTGGGCGCGAAAATCTATCCGTGGATTTTCTGGGAGCACAAGCGCGTGACCGGCTACGAGGCAGCCCGCATCCTTCATGAGCGGCAGATGAAGGGGCTCGAGATGCTCACCGCGCGCGGCGTGCTGACCAAGATCAACTCGGTGCTGATTCCCGGCATCAACGACGAGCACCTGTACGAGGTCAACCGCGAGGTCAAGAAGCGCGGCGCGTTCCTGCATAACATCATGCCGCTGATCTCGGAGCCCGAGCACGGCACGCACTTCGGCCTGAGCGGGCAGCGCGGACCGACCGCGCAGGAACTCAAGGCCGTGCAGGACGCCTGCATGGGCGGCGCCAATCTGATGCGCCATTGCCGCCAGTGCCGCGCGGACGCGGTCGGCCTGCTCGGCGAAGACCGCAGCGATGAATTCACGCTCGACAAGATCGATCAGATGGAAGTGGTCTACGACCTCGAACGCCGCCGTGAATATCAGCAGCGCGTGGAAGCCGAGCGCCAGGCGCAGCACGATGCGAAGCAGGAAGCGCTGGCGGTCTCGCGCGAGATCGACGTCGCCGACGACATGAAGGTGCTGGTTGCGGTCGCAACGAAAGGCGGCGGCCGCGTCAACGAACACTTCGGCCACGTCACCGAGTTTCAGATCTTCGAAGTCTCGGCTGCCGAAGCGCTGTTCGTCGGCCATCGCCGGGTGGATCTGTATTGCCAGGGCGGCTACGGCGACGACGAGCAACTGCCGTCGGTGGTGCGCGCGATCAACGACTGCCACGCGGTGCTGGTCGCGAAGATCGGCGCGTGCCCGAAGGACGAACTGGCGCAAGCCGGTATCGAACCGGTGGATCAGTACGTCGGCGAATTCATCGAAAAGGCGGCCCTCGCCTGGTTCAACGATTACCGCAGCCGCATCGGGAGCGGTGCCGTCGTGCATCGGGACCGCGGCGATGCATCGATTCGCCAGGGCGCTTACACGTCGTCAGCCTCGGCGGCATGA
- the nifA gene encoding nif-specific transcriptional activator NifA, with protein MVNIQATVARQALDCVYEVSKTLVSSLDVAKTFRESLNYLLHTMEWRRAFVVLAESDGQLRGLCAAGLSRDEQQRLQFRPGEGIVGRAFKSGIGVIVPDVNDEPVFLNRTGGADQMPGACIAMLATPIYADRRTLGVLAVDCVNPGASRLFADDLHLMKIVATLMGQALLLQRSVSAAHDSMQDEVRRMQKAIKPSQQIDQVVGVSAAMQAVFGQVRQVAPARTTVLLRGESGTGKEVIARAIHNLSPRSGDSFVRVNCAALTESLLESELFGHEKGAFTGAQGQRKGRFELAHGGTLFLDEIGDISPSFQAKLLRVLQEREFERVGGTTPVKVDVRLILATNRNLERMVKAGEFRADLYYRINVVSIELPPLRERREDIPAMAQHFLARFNRENSQSIRFDAEAMRVLTNCYWPGNVRELENCVERTATMTRDGVIDRFKFLCQEDRCLTKVLHYIEREDAVRPARLVDIPIAEVSSPPYGHHDLDVPSVPAAWSGGTDMDAETELDPATDERAFATSSAGKPEGERERLIWAMERCGWVQAKAARLLGITPRQMGYALHKYAIEVRRF; from the coding sequence ATGGTGAACATTCAGGCAACCGTCGCCCGGCAAGCACTGGACTGCGTCTATGAGGTGAGCAAGACGCTGGTTTCGTCGCTCGATGTGGCGAAGACCTTCCGCGAGTCCCTGAACTACCTTCTGCACACGATGGAGTGGCGACGCGCCTTTGTGGTGCTGGCCGAATCCGACGGGCAGTTGCGCGGCCTGTGCGCCGCGGGTCTTTCGCGCGACGAACAGCAGCGTCTGCAGTTTCGTCCAGGGGAAGGCATTGTCGGCCGCGCGTTCAAAAGCGGCATCGGCGTGATCGTACCGGACGTGAACGATGAGCCAGTGTTCCTGAATCGCACCGGCGGCGCGGACCAGATGCCGGGTGCGTGCATCGCCATGCTCGCGACGCCGATCTATGCCGACCGGCGCACGCTGGGCGTGCTCGCCGTGGATTGCGTGAATCCCGGCGCGAGCCGGCTGTTCGCCGACGACCTGCATCTGATGAAGATCGTCGCCACGCTGATGGGGCAGGCGTTGCTGCTTCAGCGCAGCGTCAGCGCGGCGCACGACAGCATGCAGGATGAAGTCAGACGTATGCAGAAGGCGATCAAGCCGAGCCAGCAGATCGATCAGGTGGTCGGCGTCTCGGCGGCCATGCAGGCGGTGTTCGGCCAGGTGCGCCAGGTCGCGCCGGCGCGGACCACGGTGCTGTTGCGCGGTGAGAGCGGCACCGGCAAGGAAGTGATCGCGCGCGCGATCCACAATCTGTCGCCCCGCAGCGGCGATTCGTTCGTGCGGGTCAATTGCGCGGCGCTGACAGAATCTCTTCTGGAGAGCGAACTGTTCGGTCACGAGAAGGGCGCGTTTACCGGCGCGCAGGGACAGCGTAAGGGCCGTTTCGAACTGGCGCACGGCGGCACGCTGTTTCTCGATGAAATCGGCGACATCTCGCCGTCGTTCCAGGCCAAACTGCTGCGCGTGCTACAGGAGCGCGAGTTCGAACGCGTGGGCGGTACGACGCCGGTGAAGGTCGATGTGCGTCTGATTCTCGCCACCAACCGCAACCTCGAACGGATGGTAAAGGCCGGCGAATTTCGCGCGGATCTCTACTACCGCATCAACGTGGTCAGCATCGAATTGCCGCCGCTGCGCGAGCGGCGCGAAGATATTCCCGCGATGGCGCAGCACTTTCTCGCCCGTTTCAACCGCGAAAACTCGCAGTCGATCCGCTTCGACGCCGAAGCGATGCGGGTGCTGACGAACTGCTACTGGCCGGGCAACGTGCGTGAGCTGGAGAACTGCGTCGAGCGCACGGCGACCATGACGCGCGACGGCGTGATCGACCGGTTCAAGTTCCTGTGCCAGGAAGACCGCTGCCTGACGAAGGTGCTGCACTACATCGAGCGCGAAGATGCCGTGCGTCCCGCGCGCCTCGTCGACATTCCGATCGCCGAAGTGTCGTCGCCGCCGTACGGCCATCATGATCTGGACGTCCCGTCGGTGCCGGCTGCCTGGTCCGGCGGCACGGACATGGACGCCGAAACCGAACTGGATCCCGCGACCGACGAGCGCGCATTCGCGACATCGTCGGCCGGCAAGCCGGAAGGCGAACGCGAACGCTTGATCTGGGCGATGGAACGTTGCGGCTGGGTGCAGGCTAAAGCGGCGCGGCTGCTGGGCATCACGCCCCGGCAAATGGGCTACGCGCTGCATAAATACGCCATTGAGGTTCGCCGGTTCTGA
- a CDS encoding IscS subfamily cysteine desulfurase: MSDLQRVVSTGPRLRGANPVYLDHAATTPVDPRVVRRMLPYLTEMYGNPASRSHAYGWVAEEAVELAREQVSSLVNADPREIVWTSGATESNNLAIKGAAHFHRGKGNHLVTLATEHKSVLDSMRELEREGFEVTVLPVQESGLVDLAVFAAALRPGTVLASVMLVNNETGVIQDIAALGTLCRERGVLLHVDAAQGAGKVPIDLAVLPVDLMSFSAHKIYGPKGIGALYVGRRPRVRIASQMHGGGHERGMRSGTLPTHQIVGMGEAFWLARENMASENTRIQTLRERLWSGLQKIDAVELNGDAGRRAPHYLNASFNYVEGESLLMGIKEVAVSSGSACTSASLEPSYVLRAMGRNDELAHSSIRFSIGRFTTADEIDFTIDLITQVVSRLRAMSPLWDMVQAGVDLQTIQWAEH; encoded by the coding sequence ATGTCGGATCTCCAACGCGTAGTCAGTACCGGTCCCCGTCTGCGAGGCGCCAACCCCGTGTACCTGGATCATGCCGCCACCACGCCGGTCGATCCGCGCGTGGTCAGACGCATGCTGCCGTATCTGACCGAGATGTACGGCAATCCCGCCAGCCGTTCGCACGCTTATGGCTGGGTCGCCGAGGAAGCGGTCGAACTGGCTCGCGAGCAGGTCAGCTCGCTCGTCAACGCGGACCCGCGCGAGATTGTCTGGACCTCGGGCGCGACCGAATCGAACAATCTCGCGATCAAGGGCGCGGCGCACTTTCATCGCGGCAAAGGCAATCACCTGGTGACGCTCGCGACCGAGCACAAGTCGGTGCTCGACTCGATGCGCGAACTCGAGCGCGAAGGCTTCGAGGTCACGGTGTTGCCGGTGCAGGAAAGCGGCCTCGTCGACCTCGCCGTGTTCGCCGCGGCCCTCAGGCCCGGCACCGTGCTGGCTTCGGTCATGCTCGTCAACAACGAGACCGGCGTGATTCAGGACATCGCCGCGCTCGGCACGCTCTGCCGCGAGCGGGGCGTCCTGTTGCACGTGGACGCCGCCCAGGGCGCCGGCAAGGTGCCGATCGATCTCGCCGTGTTGCCGGTCGATCTGATGTCGTTCTCGGCTCACAAGATATACGGCCCCAAAGGTATCGGCGCGCTGTACGTGGGACGCCGGCCGCGCGTGCGGATCGCGTCGCAGATGCACGGCGGCGGCCATGAACGCGGCATGCGCTCCGGCACGTTGCCCACGCATCAGATCGTCGGCATGGGCGAAGCGTTCTGGCTCGCGCGCGAGAACATGGCGTCCGAAAACACGCGCATTCAGACGCTGCGCGAGCGGCTGTGGAGCGGCCTGCAAAAGATCGATGCCGTGGAACTCAACGGCGATGCCGGGCGCCGCGCGCCTCACTATCTCAACGCGAGCTTCAACTACGTCGAAGGCGAATCGTTGTTGATGGGGATCAAGGAAGTTGCAGTTTCATCGGGCTCGGCCTGCACGTCCGCGAGTCTCGAACCCAGTTACGTGCTGCGGGCAATGGGCCGCAACGACGAACTCGCGCACAGTTCGATCCGCTTTTCGATTGGCCGCTTCACCACGGCCGACGAGATCGACTTCACGATCGATCTGATCACCCAGGTCGTCTCCCGGCTACGCGCGATGAGCCCGCTCTGGGACATGGTGCAGGCCGGCGTCGATCTGCAGACGATCCAGTGGGCAGAGCATTGA
- the iscU gene encoding Fe-S cluster assembly scaffold IscU — translation MAYSDKVIDHYENPRNVGAFDPDAANVGTGMVGAPACGDVMRLQIRVNREGVIEDAKFKTYGCGSAIASSSLVTEWVRGRTLDEALAIRNTQIAEELALPPVKIHCSILAEDAIKAAVADFRSRQANQGTAADSLQLADQPVCSSNPN, via the coding sequence ATGGCATACAGCGACAAGGTCATCGATCACTACGAGAACCCCCGCAACGTCGGCGCGTTCGATCCGGACGCCGCGAACGTCGGCACCGGCATGGTCGGCGCGCCGGCATGCGGCGACGTGATGCGGCTGCAGATTCGCGTCAACCGCGAAGGCGTCATCGAAGATGCGAAGTTCAAGACCTACGGCTGCGGCTCGGCGATCGCCTCCAGTTCGCTCGTCACCGAATGGGTGCGCGGCCGCACGCTCGACGAAGCGCTCGCGATCAGGAACACGCAGATCGCCGAGGAACTGGCGCTGCCGCCGGTCAAGATCCACTGCTCGATTCTCGCCGAAGACGCGATCAAGGCCGCCGTGGCCGACTTCCGTTCACGCCAGGCGAATCAGGGCACTGCCGCCGACAGCCTGCAACTCGCCGACCAGCCGGTCTGCTCGTCCAATCCGAACTGA
- the erpA gene encoding iron-sulfur cluster insertion protein ErpA: protein METLAQPAAATSGALPALLEFTPQAAAKVASLIEEEGNPNLKLRLYVSGGGCSGFQYGFAFDDQVADDDMQTVTDGVTLLVDSMSLQYLPGARVDYEDGLEGSRFVIHNPNAQSTCGCGSSFSV from the coding sequence ATGGAAACGCTCGCCCAACCGGCCGCCGCCACTTCCGGCGCCCTGCCCGCTCTGCTCGAATTCACACCTCAAGCCGCCGCGAAAGTGGCCTCGCTGATCGAGGAAGAAGGCAACCCCAACCTGAAGCTGCGGCTGTACGTGTCCGGCGGCGGCTGCTCGGGTTTCCAGTACGGCTTCGCGTTCGACGACCAGGTGGCGGACGACGACATGCAGACCGTCACCGACGGCGTCACCTTGCTGGTCGACTCCATGAGCCTGCAATACCTGCCTGGCGCGCGCGTCGACTATGAAGACGGCCTCGAAGGCTCGCGCTTCGTCATTCACAACCCCAATGCGCAGAGCACCTGCGGTTGCGGCAGCTCGTTTTCCGTGTGA